In Mytilus edulis chromosome 6, xbMytEdul2.2, whole genome shotgun sequence, the following proteins share a genomic window:
- the LOC139526836 gene encoding arylalkylamine N-acetyltransferase 1-like encodes MADNNDNLRPRRELEEVLRRIDKSLNFEDAHLELSSDELTDSLILFLKENFWPDEPLWKSLGLQIDEEVTRRFASHVKDNLSILLVSNTSGEIIGCRTMFLDTLNEANDKADDTGIQQIKNEKLKKVRTFLGHKWRERDVFQHFGVTRAMHFLALAIHKKYRGRGIASKLMQASLAFCKELGFTPVCIVGECTSEISQKIFEKFDFENVYTVRYDEYKVNDEIVFTNTGDNKTAKFFVKQL; translated from the exons ATGGCTGATAATAATGATAATCTTCGTCCAAGACGAGAACTTGAGGAG GTTTTAAGGAGAATCGACAAATCATTGAATTTTGAAGATGCCCATTTAGAATTATCCTCAGACGAACTCACTGACAgtcttattttgtttttgaaagaaaatttttGGCCAGATGAACCTCTATGGAAATCGTTAGGACTACAAATAGACGAGGAAGTGACTAGAAGATTTGCATCCCATGTGAAAGATAACTTGTCCATTTTGTTGGTGTCGAACACCTCGGGAGAAATCATTGGATGTAGGACAATGTTTCTAGACACATTAAACGAAGCAAACGACAAAGCAGACGACACGGGAATACAGcagattaaaaatgaaaaactgaAAAAAGTCAGAACATTTCTTGGTCATAAATGGAGAGAAAGGGACGTATTTCAGCATTTTGGTGTGACAAGAGCAATGCATTTTCTAGCTTTGGCAATTCATAAAAAATACCGGGGACGTGGAATAGCATCCAAATTAATGCAGGCTTCACTTGCATTTTGTAAAGAATTAGGATTTACTCCAGTATGTATTGTGGGTGAATGTACTTCTGAAATATCACAGAAAATCTTTGagaaatttgattttgaaaatgtgtACACAGTTAGATATGATGAATATAAAGTTAACGACGAAATTGTTTTCACGAATACAGGCGACAACAAAACAGCCAAGTTTTTTGTAAAACAgttgtga